In one window of Methanolobus mangrovi DNA:
- a CDS encoding corrinoid protein: MATKEEIIAKAKAAILDFDEEAAAEIAQEGLDADVDPVDLIQDGFTAGMNEVGDQFEAGTVFLPHVIAASEAMSAGVAVLTPALEAKGAETASKGTIVIGTIEGDIHSIGKDIVATMLKIAGFKVVDLGRDVAISAYVEAVKANKADVVGSSALMTTTMVSQIKIEEQLKEAGVRDSVKTMVGGAPVTQDWATKIGADIYGENATDVVAKLSALF, translated from the coding sequence ATGGCAACAAAAGAAGAAATTATTGCAAAAGCAAAAGCAGCTATTCTCGATTTTGATGAAGAAGCAGCAGCAGAAATCGCTCAGGAAGGTCTTGATGCAGATGTCGATCCTGTTGACCTTATACAGGACGGCTTTACAGCAGGTATGAACGAAGTTGGTGACCAGTTTGAAGCAGGTACTGTATTCCTTCCACACGTCATTGCAGCATCAGAGGCAATGAGCGCAGGAGTAGCTGTACTCACACCAGCTCTTGAAGCAAAGGGTGCAGAAACAGCTAGCAAGGGAACAATCGTTATCGGAACTATTGAGGGAGATATTCACTCAATCGGTAAGGACATTGTTGCAACAATGCTCAAGATCGCTGGTTTTAAGGTAGTGGATCTTGGAAGAGACGTAGCTATCAGTGCATATGTTGAAGCTGTAAAGGCAAACAAAGCCGATGTCGTTGGTTCATCCGCTCTCATGACCACTACAATGGTCAGCCAGATCAAGATCGAAGAACAGCTCAAAGAAGCAGGAGTTCGCGACTCTGTCAAGACAATGGTCGGTGGCGCACCTGTAACCCAGGACTGGGCAACAAAGATCGGTGCAGATATCTACGGAGAGAACGCAACTGACGTAGTAGCAAAACTGAGCGCACTTTTCTGA
- the mtbC gene encoding dimethylamine corrinoid protein MtbC: MSKEEMFKELSDAVITCKNDVVTAAVEKARSEGIPPAEIIEKGLAAGMNEVGVLFERGKLFLPHVMMAAGAMEAGVKLLEADMPADSVSKKLGVIVNGTVEGDVHDIGKSIVSTMLQSAGFEVHDIGRDVPLQDFIDKIKETNADMVGLSALMTTTLQGQKDVIEMLKEQGMRDSVKVMVGGAPATENWAAKIGADCYAENASEAVVKAKELLL, from the coding sequence ATGAGCAAAGAAGAAATGTTCAAAGAACTCTCAGATGCTGTAATCACATGCAAGAACGATGTTGTAACAGCTGCTGTGGAGAAGGCAAGAAGTGAAGGTATTCCTCCTGCAGAGATCATAGAGAAAGGTCTTGCAGCCGGAATGAACGAAGTAGGTGTTCTCTTTGAAAGAGGCAAGTTATTCCTTCCACACGTAATGATGGCAGCAGGCGCAATGGAAGCCGGTGTCAAGCTCCTTGAGGCAGATATGCCAGCAGACTCTGTCAGCAAAAAGCTTGGAGTAATTGTCAATGGTACAGTCGAAGGTGACGTCCATGATATTGGCAAGTCCATTGTTTCAACCATGCTCCAGTCAGCTGGTTTTGAGGTTCACGACATCGGTAGAGATGTTCCTCTTCAGGACTTTATCGACAAGATAAAAGAGACCAACGCAGACATGGTAGGTCTTTCCGCTCTTATGACAACCACTCTCCAGGGACAGAAGGATGTTATCGAGATGCTCAAGGAACAGGGCATGAGAGACAGTGTCAAGGTAATGGTTGGAGGCGCTCCTGCAACAGAGAACTGGGCTGCAAAGATTGGTGCTGACTGTTATGCAGAAAATGCCAGTGAAGCTGTTGTAAAAGCTAAAGAACTTCTGCTTTAA
- a CDS encoding EamA family transporter, giving the protein MDLKLLKKQEHKRRVKFGYMWALFCAVLWGLWYIPGTVVWVLNPFDEMYAEIATGSGDGMALIIVAVLITAFNALTVMLALMVWNGALGKFGEMKRTLKEFHPCSKWFFLASIFGGPMAILGSFIAMGFVGGAFAAVAALMYPVVGSILASKWYGEKISKRAFLGIGFIILGGITIFGGGVLSELGSGNVAWIGYLGGLMAAAGWGIEGAIAGKGLDIAEPDVGLTLRFVGENIIWWVIIVPVLAIVGFPMYKFALLAFEPMTLLVLIFAGITFGFCYVTWYKSFPLIGVGRGQGIGNLYGLFAVIFIFLFFGDVPGWTILLGGALCLGGSSIMFSEDTGEMESLRGD; this is encoded by the coding sequence GTGGATTTAAAATTACTAAAAAAACAGGAGCATAAACGCCGAGTAAAATTCGGTTACATGTGGGCCCTGTTTTGTGCAGTGCTTTGGGGTCTGTGGTATATCCCTGGCACGGTTGTATGGGTGCTTAACCCTTTCGACGAAATGTATGCTGAAATAGCCACCGGAAGCGGTGACGGAATGGCACTGATCATAGTGGCTGTGCTTATCACTGCATTCAATGCGTTAACTGTTATGCTAGCTCTTATGGTGTGGAATGGTGCTCTTGGTAAGTTCGGAGAAATGAAGAGGACCTTGAAAGAATTCCACCCTTGTTCCAAATGGTTCTTCCTTGCATCTATTTTCGGTGGTCCTATGGCTATATTGGGATCATTCATTGCTATGGGTTTTGTCGGAGGTGCTTTTGCAGCGGTTGCAGCACTTATGTATCCTGTAGTAGGTTCTATACTTGCTTCTAAATGGTATGGTGAAAAGATTTCCAAGCGTGCTTTCCTTGGTATTGGTTTCATCATTCTCGGTGGTATCACCATATTCGGTGGCGGTGTGCTTTCAGAACTTGGAAGTGGCAATGTTGCATGGATAGGTTACCTTGGTGGACTTATGGCAGCTGCCGGCTGGGGTATAGAAGGTGCTATCGCAGGTAAAGGTCTTGATATCGCAGAACCTGATGTTGGTCTCACACTGAGGTTTGTTGGTGAGAACATCATCTGGTGGGTTATTATTGTTCCTGTGCTTGCTATCGTAGGATTCCCAATGTATAAGTTTGCACTTCTTGCATTTGAACCAATGACACTTCTTGTACTGATCTTTGCAGGTATCACATTTGGTTTCTGTTATGTTACATGGTACAAGTCTTTCCCACTGATTGGTGTAGGAAGAGGTCAGGGTATTGGAAACCTATACGGTTTGTTTGCTGTTATATTCATCTTCCTCTTCTTCGGAGATGTTCCTGGATGGACTATCCTTCTTGGAGGCGCTTTGTGTCTTGGTGGCAGTTCTATAATGTTCTCTGAAGACACTGGTGAGATGGAATCATTGAGAGGTGACTGA
- a CDS encoding 4Fe-4S binding protein, with protein MNRQEFRKLLLIISFFMFPLTIFYFSPYIIVEAASKGIASGSMLVFALLFLSSLVVGRLWCGWLCPSGGCQSILIQVNGKDAKGGRYDLIKYLIWTVWIFIIAFLAASAGGLHTVNFFYHTENVISIDKPMKFIVYYVVIAVLAVLSMAFGKRAGCHYICWMAPFMVIGRKIRNILKYPSLRLKADADSCIDCKKCSKICPMSLDVNAMVSNKKMENSECILCGGCVDTCPKDVISYSFSSGVE; from the coding sequence TTGAACAGGCAGGAATTCAGGAAATTGCTTCTCATAATTTCGTTCTTTATGTTCCCGCTAACTATCTTTTATTTTTCTCCTTATATTATCGTTGAGGCAGCATCAAAGGGGATAGCCTCAGGAAGTATGCTTGTCTTTGCATTACTTTTCCTGTCATCACTTGTTGTCGGCAGACTGTGGTGCGGATGGCTTTGTCCCTCAGGAGGATGTCAGTCAATATTGATACAGGTCAACGGAAAAGATGCAAAGGGTGGAAGGTATGACCTGATAAAATATCTGATATGGACAGTCTGGATCTTCATTATAGCATTTCTGGCTGCTTCTGCCGGAGGCCTGCATACTGTCAATTTCTTCTACCACACAGAGAACGTGATATCAATTGACAAACCCATGAAGTTCATTGTCTATTATGTGGTGATAGCTGTGCTGGCAGTTCTTTCAATGGCATTTGGTAAAAGGGCAGGATGCCATTATATTTGCTGGATGGCACCATTCATGGTCATCGGAAGGAAGATAAGGAACATCCTGAAGTATCCTTCCCTGAGGCTCAAAGCTGATGCCGATAGTTGCATAGACTGTAAGAAGTGCAGCAAAATATGTCCCATGAGCCTTGATGTCAATGCAATGGTGAGCAACAAAAAAATGGAAAATTCGGAATGCATCCTCTGCGGGGGATGTGTCGATACATGCCCGAAGGATGTGATAAGTTACTCCTTCAGTTCAGGCGTAGAGTGA
- a CDS encoding MazG nucleotide pyrophosphohydrolase domain-containing protein, with amino-acid sequence MEISEFQKRMYDLYAHNDRRRGAPATTLWLVEEIGELAEAIRRDDMDNIREELADCFAWIAALANLYDIDLEAAFLEKYPDKCPTCKQNPCICTD; translated from the coding sequence ATGGAAATTTCAGAATTCCAGAAACGGATGTACGATCTCTATGCCCACAACGACAGGAGAAGAGGTGCACCAGCCACCACTCTCTGGCTTGTGGAAGAGATTGGTGAACTCGCAGAAGCCATCCGTAGGGATGATATGGACAACATCAGGGAGGAGCTTGCAGACTGTTTTGCCTGGATAGCTGCGCTTGCAAACCTGTATGACATTGACCTTGAAGCTGCTTTTCTGGAAAAATATCCTGACAAATGTCCTACATGCAAACAGAATCCGTGCATCTGTACGGACTGA
- a CDS encoding cation diffusion facilitator family transporter → MQDGDARSKTAVKVTTNGMVFNIFLTIFKFIAGFSGNSAAMIADAVHSFSDFITDIVLILGLRAAGKPADHNHHYGHGKIETLCAAFVGIVLFIIGLEILQSGLGKILFVAGGGNLEQPGAVAFIAAVVSILTKEALYRYTLSAGRSIKSDAMIANAWHHRSDAFSSVGTMIGIGGAMILGGRWVILDPVAAVIMSYFIFKVAFEISYTNINELTEAAPDIDIVKEISHIIVSTEGVRDFHKLKTRKIGSNIATDVHIQVDKDLSLIEAHDICTEVENRLRAKFGMDSILYIHCEPDM, encoded by the coding sequence ATGCAGGATGGAGATGCAAGAAGCAAAACTGCGGTAAAAGTGACCACTAACGGGATGGTCTTTAATATATTCCTTACTATTTTCAAGTTCATTGCAGGTTTCTCAGGCAATAGTGCAGCAATGATCGCTGATGCTGTCCATTCATTTTCTGATTTTATTACTGATATCGTGTTAATTCTCGGGCTCAGGGCTGCCGGTAAACCTGCGGATCATAATCATCACTATGGTCATGGTAAAATCGAAACACTATGTGCAGCCTTTGTAGGTATCGTTCTTTTTATAATCGGATTAGAAATACTGCAGAGTGGTTTGGGCAAGATACTTTTTGTAGCCGGTGGTGGCAACCTTGAACAACCTGGAGCTGTCGCCTTTATTGCTGCAGTAGTATCTATTCTTACAAAGGAAGCTTTATACCGCTACACACTGAGTGCCGGCAGGTCTATAAAAAGCGATGCAATGATTGCAAATGCATGGCATCATCGTTCAGATGCATTCTCTTCTGTGGGAACAATGATAGGCATCGGTGGAGCAATGATCCTTGGAGGACGATGGGTAATTCTCGACCCCGTAGCAGCGGTCATTATGAGTTATTTCATATTCAAAGTCGCATTTGAAATCTCTTATACAAACATCAATGAACTCACAGAAGCAGCCCCGGATATTGATATTGTTAAAGAGATAAGTCATATTATCGTATCCACTGAAGGTGTCAGGGACTTCCACAAGCTCAAAACAAGAAAGATAGGTAGTAACATAGCAACTGATGTACATATCCAGGTAGATAAGGATCTGAGTCTCATCGAAGCTCATGACATATGCACTGAAGTTGAGAATCGGTTACGTGCAAAGTTCGGAATGGACAGTATACTGTATATCCATTGCGAACCTGATATGTAA
- a CDS encoding class I SAM-dependent methyltransferase, whose protein sequence is MKELPEWYYDEFIQIGTDYASEEEVRNYDRKMRTIRDIADEAETMRKLIDLQPEDNVLEIGCGTGEFSIELSRYCKKVLALDISQGMLEFAMKKAGERNRDNIGFENAGFLTFEPNGKEFDAVVTQLVLHHLPDFWKLIALRNVNSMLKDGGKFYLKDVVFSSGIQDFDSYFSQIFKNMPPEAGDEIVNEMTLHIKDEFSTFDWVMEGLIEKAGFIIEKSYYQDGFMATYLCTKI, encoded by the coding sequence ATGAAAGAATTACCTGAATGGTATTATGATGAATTCATCCAAATAGGAACTGATTACGCAAGCGAGGAAGAGGTCAGGAACTACGACAGAAAGATGAGAACTATCCGGGATATAGCCGATGAGGCTGAAACCATGCGTAAGCTCATTGACCTTCAACCGGAAGACAATGTACTGGAGATCGGATGTGGAACTGGTGAATTCTCAATTGAGCTTTCAAGATATTGCAAAAAAGTCCTTGCTCTGGATATCTCACAGGGAATGCTTGAATTTGCTATGAAGAAAGCAGGGGAAAGGAACAGGGATAACATTGGATTTGAAAACGCAGGATTCCTGACATTCGAACCAAACGGAAAGGAATTTGATGCAGTGGTAACCCAGCTTGTATTGCACCATCTTCCGGATTTCTGGAAACTTATCGCACTGAGGAATGTCAACTCGATGCTTAAAGACGGTGGAAAGTTTTACCTGAAGGATGTGGTCTTTTCATCAGGGATACAGGATTTCGATTCATATTTCTCACAGATATTCAAAAACATGCCTCCTGAAGCCGGGGATGAGATTGTCAATGAAATGACTCTCCACATTAAAGACGAATTCTCAACATTTGACTGGGTCATGGAAGGATTAATTGAAAAAGCAGGTTTCATCATAGAAAAATCCTATTATCAGGACGGATTCATGGCAACCTACCTGTGCACCAAGATATGA
- a CDS encoding methyltransferase cognate corrinoid protein — MSNQEMLDKLRDTIVTQNIAGCAAATQEALDSGMTAVEIINGGLSVGMKIIGDKFEAAEVYLPQIMMSAKAMNAAMEILVPILAEEKGADDEGVGLAITYVQEGDIHDIGHRLVTTMLEANGFRIIDMGVDVPNDNILEEVAKHKGKKVLLVGSALMTTSMLGQKDTVSMLTEEGLRDSVKIMFGGAPVSDAWIAEIGADATAENAADAARVALDIMK; from the coding sequence ATGTCAAACCAGGAAATGTTAGACAAACTCAGAGACACAATCGTCACTCAGAATATTGCCGGCTGTGCAGCAGCTACCCAGGAAGCACTTGACTCTGGAATGACTGCTGTCGAGATAATCAACGGTGGCCTTTCAGTAGGCATGAAGATCATAGGAGACAAGTTTGAAGCAGCAGAGGTCTACCTTCCGCAGATCATGATGTCTGCAAAGGCAATGAACGCTGCAATGGAAATTTTGGTTCCTATACTTGCAGAAGAAAAGGGAGCAGACGACGAAGGTGTAGGTCTTGCTATCACTTACGTACAGGAAGGCGACATTCACGATATCGGACACCGCCTCGTAACAACAATGCTTGAAGCAAATGGTTTCAGGATAATTGACATGGGCGTTGACGTTCCAAATGATAATATACTTGAAGAAGTTGCAAAACACAAGGGTAAGAAGGTCCTGCTTGTAGGCTCTGCACTCATGACAACTTCAATGCTCGGACAGAAGGACACAGTGTCCATGCTCACAGAAGAGGGTCTTCGTGACTCTGTTAAGATCATGTTCGGTGGAGCACCAGTATCAGATGCATGGATTGCAGAGATCGGAGCAGACGCAACAGCAGAGAATGCAGCAGATGCAGCCCGTGTAGCTCTTGACATTATGAAATAA
- the hisF gene encoding imidazole glycerol phosphate synthase subunit HisF, whose protein sequence is MLTKRIIPCLDVTLDEEGGTVVKGIEFVDLRKAGDPVELAKRYNEQGADELVFLDITASHEGRGTMVKVIERTADEVFIPLTVGGGINSIEDIRQILRAGADKVSINTAAIKNPDLIKEASEIFGAQCIVTAIDCKRNTNIKDHPDKTILELEDGTPAWYEVVIYGGRQPTGIDAVQWAKKVEELGSGEILLTSMDKDGTYDGFDIPITRKLSDELEIPIIASGGVGNPEHMYEGFTKGKADAALAASIFHFGEYTVNDTKEYLRKKNIPVRL, encoded by the coding sequence ATGCTCACAAAAAGGATCATACCATGTCTTGATGTTACGCTTGATGAGGAAGGCGGAACCGTTGTCAAGGGGATAGAATTCGTAGACCTGAGAAAAGCTGGCGACCCGGTGGAACTTGCCAAAAGATATAATGAACAGGGTGCAGACGAGCTTGTTTTTCTTGACATAACCGCCTCCCACGAGGGAAGAGGCACCATGGTCAAAGTCATCGAAAGGACCGCAGACGAGGTATTTATTCCGCTCACAGTTGGCGGGGGAATAAACTCCATCGAAGACATACGCCAGATACTCAGGGCAGGTGCGGACAAGGTATCCATAAACACCGCCGCCATAAAGAATCCGGACCTCATCAAGGAAGCATCAGAGATATTCGGTGCCCAGTGCATTGTCACAGCCATTGACTGCAAGAGGAATACAAATATTAAGGACCATCCTGACAAGACGATCCTTGAACTTGAAGATGGTACCCCTGCATGGTATGAGGTTGTTATCTACGGCGGCAGGCAGCCAACCGGGATAGACGCTGTTCAGTGGGCAAAGAAGGTAGAAGAACTCGGTTCCGGGGAGATACTGCTAACCAGTATGGATAAAGACGGAACCTATGACGGATTCGATATCCCGATCACAAGAAAGCTTTCTGATGAACTGGAGATACCTATCATCGCATCAGGTGGCGTAGGCAATCCAGAGCACATGTACGAAGGCTTTACAAAAGGAAAAGCTGATGCAGCACTTGCAGCAAGCATATTCCACTTCGGAGAGTACACTGTCAATGACACCAAGGAATATCTCAGGAAAAAGAACATTCCTGTAAGACTCTAA
- a CDS encoding DUF7490 domain-containing protein → MTKKYNKISFILILLIVISFAASSGCLREFDEETRLTISDMEISKDSVKSTYAWFNVTTYIENRGADSNGNSTVMLKVFNERTGLLELKQEEDIGPIKEDETKIVSQKIRLPKSGSYRINAIIVNEGEIEYDRWMTLSGLENLPTDTQETGMQIEGIDFIVKEASSKGVVIENDIYLKNEGVETTEDYRILVKAREMDARLIADKKWISSGEIEPEDTIIRSVNLTVPDNYNYIVEVSIWDGNTIVNTGEDYVQLNPEKIIDRDQQVQNKDIDTTDFVVEEDYEWEYAEETAQEESPGFTVIFAAISFISALYIARRRLQ, encoded by the coding sequence ATGACAAAGAAATACAACAAAATCAGTTTCATCCTTATTTTACTCATTGTCATATCTTTCGCAGCATCCAGCGGATGCCTGCGTGAGTTCGATGAGGAAACAAGACTGACAATATCTGATATGGAGATATCCAAGGATAGTGTCAAAAGCACCTATGCTTGGTTCAATGTGACCACATACATCGAAAACAGGGGAGCTGACAGCAACGGCAATTCAACCGTTATGCTCAAAGTATTCAACGAGCGAACCGGTTTGCTGGAACTGAAACAGGAAGAAGATATCGGACCTATAAAAGAGGACGAAACCAAAATAGTAAGCCAGAAAATACGCCTTCCAAAAAGTGGCAGTTACCGTATCAATGCGATCATTGTCAATGAAGGTGAAATAGAATATGACAGGTGGATGACGCTATCCGGACTGGAGAATCTGCCAACTGATACGCAGGAAACTGGTATGCAGATAGAAGGCATTGACTTCATAGTAAAGGAAGCAAGTTCTAAAGGAGTTGTTATTGAAAATGACATCTACCTGAAGAACGAAGGCGTAGAAACCACAGAGGATTACCGCATACTCGTCAAAGCCAGGGAAATGGATGCACGACTCATTGCAGACAAGAAGTGGATCAGTTCAGGTGAGATAGAACCTGAAGATACCATTATCAGAAGTGTCAATCTCACGGTACCTGACAACTACAACTACATTGTCGAGGTCAGTATATGGGATGGTAACACCATAGTTAATACCGGGGAAGATTACGTTCAACTGAATCCTGAAAAGATAATAGACCGGGATCAACAGGTACAGAATAAGGACATAGATACCACTGATTTTGTAGTTGAAGAAGACTATGAATGGGAGTATGCAGAAGAAACTGCCCAGGAAGAAAGCCCCGGCTTTACAGTAATCTTTGCAGCAATATCATTTATCTCAGCACTATACATAGCAAGGAGGAGATTGCAATGA
- a CDS encoding amino acid permease — translation MMAEDNNFSSNAQEPTLQEQIHEHKVTKGKLFGTFDGVFTPTMLTILGVIMYLREGWIVGNAGLLGAWLIILLSCGITFLTGLSLSSITTNIRIGAGGAFSIISQSLGLEVGGSIGIPLYLAQALAVAMYIFGFRTGWQWIFPDHPAILIDLGTFAALFIIAYISATLAFRIQYIIMAIIAGSLISVFWTLYSVPLQQPITWWGSFPGSPENMFTGIGFWALFAVFFPAATGIMAGANMSGELKNPRKSIPVGTMSAIVLSTVIYLLLAYWLIRSATPGELVSNYTIMIDRAAWGPIVVAGLLGATFSSALSSIVGAPRILQALGDSRILPKSNWFSIRTQSGEPRNSIIFTGIIVLFALMLRDLNAIAPLITMFFLLTYAMINVVVFMEQSLNLVSFRPLFRIPRAVSFLGAGGCLFVMFTVNSTFSLVAVVIVVSIHSVLLRKHLKAPFGDVRSGLFVALAEWAAKRVNELTVSRERAWRANILVPVEDPQELRGMFNLVRDIAYPKGFIKLLGLTGKVEDRELYSRLPDITKSFQDEGVFSSWTIIDVPAFEDNLIAGMEALGGAFFRPNIILLTPPSSKDRENDIRILVQKALQNHIGAVIYAAHPKSGLGRHKSINLWIDDKSPDWEISMNLGNMDLAILIAYKLKRKWEASMNLISVVDDFGQKRKAEEYIKTLAELARLPNVNAYALKGDIESAVQEVPQAALSIFNLTSEPDFEFIRRMVELTGSSCLFTLDSGDENALA, via the coding sequence ATGATGGCCGAGGACAATAATTTTTCATCCAATGCTCAAGAGCCTACATTGCAGGAACAAATTCATGAACACAAAGTAACCAAAGGGAAGCTTTTCGGCACCTTTGATGGTGTTTTCACACCCACAATGCTTACCATTCTGGGAGTGATAATGTACTTAAGAGAAGGATGGATAGTGGGAAATGCAGGTCTTCTGGGTGCCTGGCTTATTATTCTACTTTCATGTGGCATAACATTTCTAACCGGATTATCACTTTCCTCGATCACAACCAATATCCGTATTGGTGCGGGTGGTGCTTTCTCAATCATTTCCCAGTCATTAGGACTCGAAGTAGGAGGAAGTATTGGTATTCCACTTTATCTGGCACAGGCCCTTGCCGTCGCCATGTATATATTTGGTTTCCGTACAGGTTGGCAATGGATATTTCCAGATCATCCGGCAATTCTTATAGATCTAGGCACTTTTGCAGCCTTGTTCATTATTGCTTATATAAGTGCTACTCTTGCATTCAGAATCCAGTACATAATTATGGCGATAATCGCTGGTTCCCTTATCTCCGTATTCTGGACATTATATTCTGTTCCGTTACAGCAACCTATTACATGGTGGGGATCATTTCCAGGATCTCCCGAAAATATGTTCACAGGAATTGGTTTCTGGGCACTTTTCGCAGTGTTCTTCCCGGCAGCAACAGGCATCATGGCTGGAGCCAACATGTCAGGAGAACTGAAAAATCCACGCAAAAGCATCCCCGTGGGTACCATGTCAGCAATCGTATTAAGCACGGTAATTTACCTTTTACTGGCTTACTGGCTGATACGGTCTGCAACTCCTGGAGAACTTGTCAGCAATTACACTATAATGATAGACAGGGCAGCTTGGGGACCTATAGTCGTGGCAGGCCTGCTTGGAGCAACATTTTCCTCGGCACTATCTTCCATCGTTGGTGCACCAAGGATATTGCAAGCTCTTGGAGATAGCCGTATACTGCCAAAAAGCAACTGGTTTTCTATAAGAACACAATCAGGAGAACCTAGAAATTCTATAATATTCACAGGCATCATTGTACTTTTTGCATTGATGCTTCGGGACCTTAATGCTATTGCTCCCCTTATCACTATGTTCTTCCTGCTCACGTATGCAATGATCAACGTCGTGGTATTCATGGAGCAGAGTTTGAATCTGGTAAGTTTCAGGCCACTCTTCAGGATACCCCGGGCCGTATCCTTTCTTGGAGCAGGAGGTTGTCTTTTTGTCATGTTCACGGTAAACTCCACATTCAGTCTTGTGGCAGTGGTAATTGTTGTCTCTATACATAGCGTTCTTTTACGCAAACATCTCAAAGCACCTTTTGGAGATGTACGAAGCGGACTTTTTGTGGCACTGGCCGAATGGGCAGCAAAAAGAGTTAACGAACTTACAGTATCAAGGGAAAGAGCATGGAGAGCAAACATATTGGTTCCTGTAGAAGACCCGCAGGAACTTAGAGGTATGTTCAATCTGGTGCGAGACATAGCCTATCCAAAAGGATTTATCAAGCTTTTAGGTTTGACAGGCAAAGTTGAAGACAGGGAACTATATTCAAGACTACCGGACATCACAAAGTCATTTCAGGATGAAGGAGTTTTCTCATCATGGACTATAATAGATGTCCCTGCTTTTGAAGATAACCTTATTGCAGGCATGGAAGCTCTGGGTGGAGCTTTTTTCCGTCCGAATATCATACTCCTGACACCTCCATCATCAAAAGACAGAGAAAACGACATTCGAATACTTGTACAAAAAGCATTGCAGAATCATATAGGAGCCGTGATATATGCGGCTCATCCCAAATCCGGCCTTGGAAGACATAAATCCATCAACCTCTGGATAGATGACAAAAGTCCGGACTGGGAGATCAGCATGAACCTTGGGAATATGGACCTTGCGATTCTAATAGCATATAAACTCAAGAGAAAATGGGAGGCTTCAATGAACCTGATAAGCGTGGTTGATGATTTTGGACAGAAAAGGAAAGCAGAAGAGTATATTAAGACGCTGGCCGAACTGGCAAGACTTCCAAACGTGAACGCCTATGCTTTAAAAGGAGATATTGAAAGTGCTGTCCAGGAAGTTCCCCAGGCAGCCCTGAGTATATTCAACCTGACCTCTGAGCCGGATTTTGAATTCATCCGCAGAATGGTAGAACTGACAGGTTCATCATGCCTCTTTACACTTGATTCAGGAGACGAAAATGCCTTGGCATGA